A portion of the Thunnus albacares chromosome 5, fThuAlb1.1, whole genome shotgun sequence genome contains these proteins:
- the znf740b gene encoding zinc finger protein 740b, whose protein sequence is MTHHSNNPVRDHMKWAGLLGCEAVLSSMALMQANNIPGQKKMMSTLGQGHRASPESHQTHSQHSHNHHGHQVHHGQSHSHMGHLSAGSCPPLLIRKDGDYHSSRMMDGKDMQANQNMQPKKKHKKSGSSHKVKEKVEPLLPPIDMDVDSSLKVQKNFICDHCYGAFRSSYHLKRHILTHTGEKPFACDACDMRFIQRYHLDRHKRVHSGEKPYQCDRCHQNFSRTDRLLRHRRLCTVGISKEENQSCCDTRASGYSQDASAHPASWSPLQPSNNRLTV, encoded by the exons ATGACACACCATTCCAACAACCCTGTTCGAGACCATATGAAATGG GCTGGGTTGCTGGGCTGCGAGGCGGTGCTGTCCAGCATGGCCCTGATGCAAGCCAACAACATTCCAGGCCAGAAGAAGATGATGTCAACGTTGGGTCAGGGGCACAGGGCCAGTCCTGAGAGCCATCAAACCCATTCACAGCACAGCCACAACCACCATGGACACCAGGTTCACCACGGACAATCCCACAGCCACATGGGCCATCTGTCAGCTGGGAGCTGTCCACCACTG CTGATTCGAAAGGATGGTGATTATCACTCATCAAGAATGATGGATGGAAAGGACATGCAGGCAAACCAGAATATGCAACCcaagaaaaagcacaaaaagtcAGGGTCATCTCACAAAGTAAAAGAGAAAGTGGAG CCTTTACTTCCCCCAATCGATATGGATGTCGACAGTTCCTTGAAAGTCCAGAAGAACTTCATCTGCGACCACTGCTATGGAGCTTTCCGGAGTAGCTACCACCTCAAGAGACATATACTAACACATACAG GGGAAAAGCCATTTGCCTGTGATGCGTGCGATATGCGGTTCATTCAGCGTTACCACCTGGACAGACACAAGAGGGTTCACagtggagagaagccgtaccaGTGTGATCGCTGCCATCAG AACTTCTCACGGACAGACCGGCTGCTGAGGCACCGACGGTTGTGTACAGTTGGGATAAGCAAAGAGGAAAACCAGTCATGCTGTGACACTCGGGCATCAGGGTACTCACAGGACGCATCAGCCCACCCAGCCTCCTGGAGCCCCCTACAGCCTTCCAACAACCGCCTGACTGTCTGA